One window of the Populus nigra chromosome 4, ddPopNigr1.1, whole genome shotgun sequence genome contains the following:
- the LOC133690831 gene encoding probable carboxylesterase 9 — protein MIHGNIKGNQISPQRFKVIVNELPSIIIHSSSRYHIMPELDPYEYLNIRIDPDGTVTRLLNLPPANANPDLNSGKAVFSKDAILSEEKNTAVRIYLPSNIITKHAATTTTVNGKMRLPIVFHFHGCSWVQFRANSTILHASRSLFAFTIPAIVILVDYRLAPENRLPAPYEDATDALLWLQKQALDPQGEKWLKDYGDFSRCYLHGSGCGGNIAFNAALRSLDMDLSPLKIDGIILNQPLFGGRKRTKSEMKFIADQVASFPAMDLMWELALPEGADRDHPFCNPMADGPHKSKLRSLQRCLVFGFGKDPLVDRQQEFVQMLILHGVKVEACFDDSGFHRIDIVDPQRAAILDEIAKGFIDS, from the coding sequence ATGATTCATGGCAATATTAAGGGCAACCAAATTTCTCCACAAAGGTTCAAAGTAATTGTGAACGAACTCCCTTCCATCATAATTCACAGTAGTTCTAGATACCATATCATGCCCGAACTCGATCCCTATGAGTACCTTAACATCAGGATCGATCCTGATGGCACTGTCACTCGCCTCCTCAATTTGCCACCTGCAAACGCAAACCCTGACCTGAACTCTGGTAAAGCCGTATTCTCTAAAGATGCCATTCTCAGCGAGGAAAAGAACACTGCAGTTCGTATTTACCTACCCTCCAATATCATCACTAAACAcgccgccaccaccaccacggTGAACGGGAAAATGCGTTTGCCTATAGTATTTCACTTCCACGGTTGTTCTTGGGTCCAATTTCGTGCTAACAGCACTATTCTACATGCAAGCCGGAGTTTGTTTGCATTCACAATCCCAGCTATAGTCATCCTTGTTGACTACCGTCTCGCGCCTGAGAATCGACTGCCAGCACCATATGAAGATGCGACTGATGCACTTCTCTGGCTTCAAAAACAGGCTTTGGATCCACAAGGTGAGAAATGGCTTAAAGACTACGGAGATTTTTCTAGGTGTTACCTTCATGGATCTGGTTGCGGAGGCAACATTGCGTTTAACGCTGCCTTGCGCTCTTTAGACATGGATTTGAGCCCTTTAAAGATCGATGGTATTATTTTGAATCAACCATTGTTTGGTGGGcgaaaaagaacaaaatctgaGATGAAATTTATAGCTGATCAGGTGGCATCATTTCCGGCAATGGACCTTATGTGGGAGTTGGCATTGCCAGAAGGGGCGGACCGTGATCACCCATTTTGTAACCCAATGGCGGATGGACCTCATAAGAGCAAGCTTAGGTCATTACAACGATGCTTAGTCTTTGGTTTTGGAAAGGACCCATTGGTAGATCGGCAACAAGAATTTGTGCAAATGCTGATACTTCATGGGGTGAAAGTTGAAGCTTGTTTTGATGATTCTGGGTTTCATAGGATAGACATCGTGGACCCTCAACGAGCTGCCATACTCGATGAAATTGCTAAAGGTtttattgattcttga